In the genome of Arachis stenosperma cultivar V10309 chromosome 2, arast.V10309.gnm1.PFL2, whole genome shotgun sequence, the window AGTTCCCTCTGCTCTTCAACATCTTTGGCGTTAGCCTCTTTCTCTGCATGTTGTCTCTGACATTGTTCGAACAACTCAGCGTCCATTTCCAAAAACATCTTGCGAACATTCATAGTAAGCCCGTGAACAGCCTGGTTCCAATGACTCGATATATTTTTCTCTAGTGCATGAAATAATATTGGTAATATTACGGCTCTGTTTTGGGCAATTAAGCTCACAATGTGCTCATTATTCCACAAAAAGAGAGCCCGCTCGGCAACCTGCATTGCAAATGTATCTAAGCAAGACTTCGAAGGGAACAACATTCAATGTGATTTTGATCCATTGTTGGATTGAAGGTCACTTTTTACTacaagattttgaaattttaagtTCCTTTATTCTTTTAGCTAATGTAAGGGAGATATTTAAggccaaaaagaagaaagaaccaATATTCAGCCAATGGTGTAAATTCAAAATTTACGTAAGCCTTAGTAATATCCACATCAATTGGTTAGAACGAAATTTCTCAACATTTTTCAAGTGACAAAATTCTGCTTCTTGAAAATGCAATAAAAACATTAAACATAACTATCTCCATACAAATATATCCACCTGATACAGCTTAATAATCTACATTTATAAGGGAACAAAGCAACGGTTAAGCTAAAAGGCTGAACAAATGGAAAATATTAAGGATATTGAATTGTAGTACCCCTCCCccagataaataaataaacaaaaacaaagCCTTATTTCCACTAGGTAAACGAAATATTGTCAAGCAGCATATAAAAAAACTTAATTCAAATGTATTATAAGATAAAATGCAAAACTAttaaggaaaagaagaaagttGACATGAATACATATGTGCATATTTGCCCTCTATTCTTAAATTTTTGTGTGTTAAAGGCTTCCAATTAAGTGAAATATTAGATCATGCATATTTTTTTCACATATCATGGATAACATGATACAGAAGTATTTTTTCTTATCAAACAGTGAATCACTACTAGATGCAAAAGGCATAAAAAGCAACTTCAACTACAAGTCCATAGCTTCATCAAAATCGGATTCAATCAAGATAAACTTTGGAGGCATgcaaagagaaatagaaaaagaatatgACAATGGAATATTACTAATTAAGCAGTTGACACTTGACAGTGATACTTATACTACTCCATCTGAAACTTATATGCCATAAACAAAAATGTATCTTTACATAGGAAGTAGAGGCTGAACATTTCAAATCTATAACCATATGAAACGTTACCACTGCAAATTGTTTTACACTGTCAACTAATCATATATTATCTGGTTTGCTTGACTTTTAAGATAGCCAGGGTAAGAATCCAACAATTTCACTTATGTGGTAATACATGATTAGAAGAGCACGTCAATTTGTTTTTATCAGAATTCAATTCTACATAAACATACATATCACTATGAAAACTAGAAACTTAAATTTCCACAAACCTGAAAGTGAGAGCTATTGAGGCAGCGGGAAATCTGTCTAAAAAGGGGAACCATGCAGCGCTGGAACTCGGCAGGCTGCGTGGCCTCGAGCACTTCCTCGAGTTCTCCAAGGAAGAGAACCTCCTTCTGGCAATTGGTAACAGGCCAGTACTTGAGCAAGCCCCTAATAACGGTATCTGCAAGCTTGAAATCCTTCTCAACAAACTGAGTAATGCAGTAAGACAACTGCTGCTGGTACATGGCGAGCGATTTAGGCTTATGCAAAGGCAACAAAGCCCTCACAAGGAACAACTTATGCTCCTCCTTCATTGGCAATGCAAATCCATTAATAATACTACCAAGAATCTCCAAAAGCTCACCAATTCCACTATGCCTCTCAGTCTCATATATAAACCGatagaatatattattaatCGCCTTCCTAATAAACGGTCTATGAACCATGAATTTTCCATATATACGGTGAAGTATAGTTTTCAGATACTCACGCTCCCTAGGGTCCTCTGTGTCAAACAAATCAAGCAATTTCAACACGAAAGAGTGATCAATGTACCGTTTCGCAACCTTCGTATCGGTGTCTGAAGAAACAACGTATCGCAGGAGAAGCTCGTAAACGAGTTGCAAGTGAGGCCAAGCGGGATCCATAGAAGGTTCCTCCTCCTCGGGGTCGGTGGCTTCTTGCCCGGTGTTCTCGTACGACGCCGGAGGGAGGCACCGGAAAATGTTAACCGAAATCATTCGAATCATTTCTTCTTGGCAATTCTCCGATAATTTTCCGCAGCCAGATTGGATGAACTCAACGAGCTCCATCAGCGTTTGCCGCTTGATCTCCTTCTCTCTAACGTTCTTCAGCGTGTCGGAGAAGTTGAGGACGAAGCAACAAACCTGAAGCTTACGGAGGAACAGATTCTGCCGTTCCCCCACCGGAACGTCGCGGAACGCCGGCAGGACCTCCATGACACCAGACGGTGGAGGCGGAGCAGACGGTATTCCAGCGGAATTTGGCGCCGGCGCAGGTAAAGCTCCACGGGAGGCGTGGTTGACGACGACATTGTTGCCGGTGCCGGCGATAGCATCGGCGGAGTCAGACTTGGAGGGCTTCTTGTTCCCTCCTCCCATGAATTTCTTCAACATTTTGCCGGAAATTTGAGCTGGAACCCTAACCCTAAGGATTGCGATCCACCACAGGTAGCAGTAGCTGCTCCGATTTGGATTTCGATGGATTCGGCAAAGAGATTCTCATAAGATGGTTCTGTAATCCATGAATGCGTCGTTATTCCTCGATTTTTGCATCGCGAATCCCAGGAGAACGGATCTGAAATAAAGCTAAGAAGATGATGACGAAGTAGAAGATGGATATGGAGAATGATAGCGGTGGAAAGTGCTTGTGGAGATCAAGGGAGCTAGGGATCGGAGTAGGGAATCATCGGAGATGTGGTCGCCGGAGCTGTGATAGGTCTGAGGTGTTTCCCGGCGGCGGAAGCGCCGCAGTGATGTCTGCAGAGAAGagtcagagagagagagagagagagagagagggagggagagagagagaagagagtgaAGTGAGGATAATTAAGATTAAGAGATTAGAGAAAGGTTGCGATATTCACGAAAAAGTAAGTAATTATGGATTTACACTAATACCagttgtaaaatttttttttttaatataaattactcattttttaaaatttgagtacgAATGTATTTTAGAAAAACAAGGTAGTTCCTGAAGCGCTAtggtttttttttgttaattttatttaaagatttgTTGTAATCAATTAATTGCTTTTAAATGCTACTTATACTAACATTTCTTGTAatcaatacaaattaatttttagaaaatactACACTATCTTTTCATATCTTATTAACATTCATCATTAAAATACataacacaaaatatatcaCAATGGAGAATGTCACAGGTTTAGAGATGAATTTGCTAAAGTGAATGAGATGAATGAAAGCCACAAGAGTGTCGATTAATGGGTAGTGTTAGTTGAAGTTGGTCCGTGTAATACGTGGCTTGTAAGTGAAGAATAACGAATTAAGATTTGCCCACGTGGCACACTTTGTCGTATACATCACTCACTACTTAGCTGCCACATCTTCTGTTATTTTAGGGTTCATTTAAAAggagattgaaaaaaattaaattttcgtattatatttaatttaaaataaatataaaattaaaataaaaatatttacaaaaatatttttaattattaaataaaatattatcaaaattttaatttttattcttagaaatcttagttttaatttttaatcattaaGTATAATATTAAATCTCAATTCTTTAATTTCAGATTCAATCTCTAAAAACAAATACTAATTTAAATACCAAAAGTTTTACTGAGTAATGTGTTTTaacattagattttattatcaTGATGAACTCATATAGTAGAAGTTCTAATGACAATTTTTGTGTGAAAATGATATCTACATATAATGTTCTAACTCTAGGTTAATTCCTAAGTCTTATATCAAGTTAATTGATGTATTTAGTGGAGATATCTAATTTGGCAAAGAAAAAGCTGTTTTTTCTTTCATAATGAAGGTATgtcatatatattattttatataaaaagaattgacaaatatttagtatatatttttaattttttttattcgtGTCCATAAAAATTTTAACCGAATATAATTTaccaaaaaataaattctttaaCATCTTAATTATTTtcacatttatttttattatgtacATTTAAAATCCTAgaacttaataaaatttgatCAACTGTTGGGCCACCATTGATTAATGTAGCATTATCTCTTTTTGATTCAAGAGATGATGTGTTATATAAAGATTAGATCCATGTACATTTTGACCAAAGCATGGATAAGAATTGATTAATCAATATATTTTTGTCTATTCAAATTTGAatcatgaaaataaaaaaaaaaaaacaacctACTTTAGCCAACTTTATTTTATAAGTTGAGGGGAAAAAAAGGTGAAAGATGAGTAATGTAATATACGTGACAAGAAAATCAATAAAGTGATGAAGCCCCGTGCATATatatactttattttatatatatatgatatatgaTATTATATGAAaacatttaaatttaattagtcATTCCTCTTTCAAATTTAACGATCCATATCCATCCATCGCTGTTGTTCCTTATTGCATCCTTTTGTGGACTATATTAGTAGCCTCACTTGTTGGACATAATCAAAGTCTaatctattaaaattaattattaatataaaatatataataagatataaaatatacgttaaaaataaataaaataatatatatttatatacaaatatataataattaattttaatatataaataatatttttagacTAAAAACATAAGATTAGGatagtttattattattgattgatttaaataaataaataaaattgagtCAGCATAACTCGTCGTTTTTCTTTTTGGATTTCCACGGTATTCTTCAGTGCGACAGGTCAAGGACTAATCCGTCGTGGTACTaagctccatttaagggtttgtcGCTAACTAATGGATTACTGCATACACAAGACGGGATTCGAACCTCCGACACTTGTTTAAGCGGACTAGTAAGCTAACCACTAGACTAACTTGTCTTTTACTAAGCATCATTTTGCACCTATATGAATTGCAACAGAATGTGACATGTCTTCACTAATCACTTAGTCAAATATGGTTGGATTAATCCTACTCTTACGAATTTTTTCTGGTCAGAACTTGTTATTGGGCCCAACTGTTGTAAAACTGAGTACTAAAAAAAATCTCAATTTTTCCGATTATGTCAGTGATTTTATAAAGCCTCATTCGAACtaagagaaattaaatttatGGGGCCATTAATTTATTATTGGATATATTTTTCTAAAGGCATGCCAAGGGTGCAACAGTGCCACAGAAAATGAAACCGGAAAATATCATTAGGTAATTAGTTagatatttaatatattattgtCCAAGTCAACAAGAAATTTAGTCAACTCCAATTATTTATAGATTTAGTACCTAGTATACATAGTAGCTTGTTAGGTTGATTGGTCGGGTTGGCAAATAGGGTAACATAAATATTGAAACAAAATTGGTTGGTGAATATTAGCCacaaaatattcttattttcaTGCCATGCATGATGCATATGTAGGGCTTATATAATTATATGATATTATATATAGTAATGAATAAATCAAGCATAGTACATAATGTATATATTTGTCggtttgaaaataaaaaagggtGATACTGTGCTAGTGTTATTTAGGGGTCAACAAGGGACCTAGCTagagattattattattattattatttgttagaTTAATATAGATTTCAACTTTATATACTTGTTGTTTTGCACTTTAATGAAGCATTCAACGGAATCACATTAGATTTCAGAGAATGAACTGCAAATGCGGTGGCTTTTaggttttatttatttatagtaCTAATTTTTAGCTAAACAAACAACtagagaaaagaaaaggttaACCATtcataaataactttttttttaatgcttatgttgcTATGCATATATTAGTAGATAATGACTATCCTTGTTCTCTAGTTGTTTTAGTTGGAAACTTGGAATTATATTATGTGTTTGTTGCCTAAAATAATTCTATTCAAATCGAAAATACTAAATCATAATAAGGTCAatggaatttttttttaatattctgtAAAATAGTAATCTTTTATTGTTaggtatagttcacaatttttttttcattttgtgtttttccccaTAGTATAGACTATAGTTCCCATTTTATTGAGTAATCAGAGAATATTTCTTAGTGAAAAAGACAAACAAAAGTTGGTCCTTGGTTTGGGCCTTGGGCTTTATTTGGGCTTTACCCTACTCTGTTTCAGACCTATATAAACCTATCTATaacccccccaaaaaaaaagttaaatttggAATTACCAATTCAAAAAAAGTAGTAGATACTATAAatggaaagaatttgaattctctaaattttaaattttcacttTAGAATATAAAGTAAGATCTCttattattgaatatttttttttcgtattttttcttggtcctatatatgaaataaatggtgataaattatactttactctctaaaataaaattcaaaatttagagaattCAAATCCAAAGAGAAATATATCTATCCCATCATTCTAATATGACTACATTATAGTACTACGGTGACCATAGTATTTCAAAAAAtgttactaaaattaaaataacgcttttttattgttaaataatgcatttttaaaaattgttgtttaaaaaaagttactaaaatataaaaaaaaacatgactttaattttaataatatttgcaTAATCACCGTAATCATCATAGTATAATCATACTAAAATCTattactttattttcttttaagtcaccaaaaaaaatactAGAATCTATTACTGTTTCTATATCATGTGGAGGAAGCTCTATGTGAACCGGGAATAAAACTTTGAAGGATTTAGATAATTGGTtcatagaaaagaaaagaagcacttaagaaagaaaacaaagagtaTTAATTCTTCTACTATACGAGTTCATTAAAGCAACATGAAATGAACATATAATAAGTCATACATCAAGAAAACTATGAATgcatacaattttttttttcactttacATTGTCTTTATTATGTGACACATCTATGTTGCCTGTGGTAGTGACTGCAAGATTTTCACCTTTTGAAGCTTCCATTTCTGCCTCATGTGTCTGAATTTCCACCCTAAACTTCTTATAAATGTCACCTTTATAGAATTCCCTAGTCCTCAAGACCAAAATAAATGAGACTAAACAAGCAACTAATGTTGATGCTGTGATTATGAAAAATGGCAACCTATAACATTGTACTCCTAAACAAGTTAAGTCTTGTCCAACTTTTCTTTCTAGTCCTTTCATTTCCAATTGCTTCAAAGCTTCTTTATCATACAAAGACCCTGTTACTTTCACATTTAGTATGAATGATCCAACAGGGCTAGCCACAGCTCCAAAATTGTACAATGTTGAGTAGTACTTGAGTCCGAAAATTTCGGATATGATTGCAAACATTAATGGCCATATGGCTCCAAAGCAGAATCCGATGATCACCGAGGCGAAGTATAGTGAATTTGGGATTCCAAGAGCGATTAGAAGGTGGCCGACACAAGATAGAAGCATGACAAGTGAGAGCATCAATGGCCGGGGGAACTTGTATTTTTTTAGGAATACCTCGGACGCGAAGCCTGAAGAGGCGCGTCCGAGGTAATTCCATATGCTAACTAGGGATACAAATGTTGTGAGGCTCTTCTTGGGATAACCTAGTGATTTACCAATTTGTCCCAAGTTGTCTAGTGCTGTTAATGTTCCACCAACACCAAATGTTGTTGCTATGAAGAGGATTAACATGTCAATGCTGAAAAGTGCTTGCAAGATTGTGTAGTCCTCTCCCCTGCTTGGGGGTTTGAATATGTTGCTTAGACATGAAGTTCCACCATGTGAAATGGCACTATTTGAATTTGGTGCTACCTGTTCAATTAATATTACCAAGTgtgaattttatttatataataaaagattagactttataatattaattaagaggaaaaaaataaaaaaatctattgCATTTtgacacaaaatattaaggttttgTTTATGCTACGAGAGGCACAAatatatttgacaaaaaaagATTTTTACACAATAATTTGTCCAATTTTTATccgtttaaattttaaacaataacaaagagacaaaatttctattattttctattatcTTAGACCATATTTACTACTTAAGACATAATATCAAACACTAAAAgaataaagagataaaaatatatttaatactcaaaaaataaattatttatatggttatTTATGTGTGTTCTAAGGAGgatatatgttaaaattataaattaaaaaaaaattattaaaaatataaaaaaattaaaatctttcaCTAATGATAAACTTATCATGTGAtcttaaaatacatattaactCGGTCTTTATTTATATTCTATTCTTCTACTAAAGaggaattttttttctttgtttattatACATTATTATCTTGTCTTAACACCAAAACACATACTTATTTTCTCTTAAATTTTGTATCAAATTACTTACCAATCTAATAAGATATTGGACATATTAACTAACATATATATAACATCCACATAACAAAAGTATTACTAAATTACTTGCACTTGAAATTTGAACACTACCTGTGACTGTGATTCTAGTTGGGACAATTCACTAGCAGGAGATGGAACTTGTGTGACAACTTTGAaatcagaagaagaagaagcatcATTGATGTTATTATGATGATTCTTCAAGATATTAAGTTCCTCTCTAAAGACAACAACAAGTGGAAGAAGGAGCAACAAGAGAACAAAGATGCCATCAACAATGTACTGAACCCTGTTGAAACTCAACCTGTTCTGTAACACAATCAACAGCATAAGAAAAGCAGCAACACCAAGTGATATATAGAGAAGCTTGTAGAAAACTCTCAGCTCCTTCCGTTGAGGAAGGATGTCGAGGATCCGAACCGTGGGGAGAAACAAGAAGCTTATAACGGCAGGAAGATATCCAATGAGCAAGATGAGAGCCTTAGAATTATCACCATAGAAAGCATGGTAGAGTTGAGTGAAGATTGCACCACTTAGTCCAACATAGCCTTTTAGAAGCCCAATAACACTTCCTCTGCTTCTTGGGAAGCTTTTCACACACGTTACCAATGCACCAGTGTTGGCAAATGATTGCGAATTAGCTCCTATGTTGCacaaatacaaatacaaatacGAATATTAAATACGGTACAATAATGTCTTCAAAAGCTAGTTTGTTTATGAGAATAGGATAAGACAAGACactaaaaataagatataaacGATAGAGACatataatttagtatttttgaATTATGTTGTTAATAAAGTAGAACAAGttatgaaaatctaatttattctcatttttttcattcgaaaaatttgagaaaaaaatataataataaaaagaataattataaaaaattaacaaaaaaaataaaaaaataagttgtgtttcttgttagtgTTCTTCTTGTCAtgatggacacaaaatacatAAATTCAGTATTTTTGGACACAATGTTCATGTCCATATCTCATTTATCAAACACGACTTTGTATCCTTGTCTTAGTGTCCCGTCTCtataaacaaacgcagcctaatAGTTTAAATAGCTTTTAAGATGCGTTTGGAAAGGAGACAGAGATTAAATTAAGTTTTTCTATTATGTttggtataaaatatattagactacgttatattttaatattatgtttaaattaagataaatatagagattaaggaataaatttaaaatttcaaagattAAATAAGGGTATTTTTTAGAAgaaatatgattaaaatttcagtcttactttaaaaaatttaagttctCTATATTCTCACTTTTGAAAGGCACTAAAAGTTTGAATCtccaaacttaaattttgagttttgagacagaaattttaattttagtctcTAATAATCATCAAACACAATACTAAATCTCATTTTTAGTCTCTTAAacaaacactacctaaaaaACTAGTATTTATCAATTGGGTTCTCAAAGGTTCAAACTTATCTCACGTGtcataaaataaattagataataatatGTGACAAAATAATTATGCTAACTAACTTATGAAATGATCAATTTGATTCACAACTGTATCTTTCAAAGATAAATTTAAAACGTTTGATTTTTTGGAGAATAAATTGATGCATATGGAACACAAATAGAAAAGTATATAGAATGGAAGGATTCGTGCACCAATATAGAAGTATAGGCACATTTGCCAAACGTGGGGAATTGCAATGTGGCCAGTGACAGAGAGCCAAACCATGAAGTAACCAAAGAAGTTCATGGCTGCACCAATGAGGAGAATCACCCATGGAGGTGTGAGTTCATGATAAGCCTGAGAATATGCCAAGATTTGCACCAAGGTCCTTGAAGAAGCTAATCAAGTTGAGGGGATTGGTATATCCCAATGAGATTTGACTTCATTGGAGTATAAACCAAACATGTATGTTGCTCCTGAAACGACATGATAAGCATGAGGCAAAGATCATGAACCACCTCCCAGTTACAATTGTAGCTCaacttttcatttttctcatcTCTCTTCTACCATTTTTTTGCTCTTAGGAACTTAGCCTATTTATTTTGGAACCATGCATAATATATGTTATGTACACATGAGTTGGCTAATATATTATTCTACACAAAAATATGCTGTATATTGTCTTTATGGCCagacatttttttaaaaaaaaaaacattattgttttttatgtattatacTATTCACATACAATGACATCTTAATTATTCTTTAGTTTTTAAACATATCATGTCTCCCTATTATGCATATCTAATAGTCTTTTATTTAAGGTATTAGTGTTGCAAGTTGTGTATGTGTCAACATAACATTGATTTAACTAAGGTTTCAAATTCTATAAGAATGTGATGGTGGGTATTATTTCTTAATATTAATAATGGACTAACAAATATCAAATCCacctaaatttttttatttttttaatataacaattataaaattttatcttacTAACACAGATTAATTATATtaagggtaaagtatatttttcctctctaaaatttgacaaaaatttttaaaatatttttaagttttattttgtttcaattttgtctcaaaagttttcgatttgcatcaaatatatccatgacggctaatttttcaaaaaatgtaAGATCAATTCAAtaacaatttcataagaacaattctcaatacaagcaaatcaagcataattttcaaatattattgttagattggtcttagattttttgaaaatttagtcGTCGAGTATATATTTGATGAAAATCGAAAACTtttaggataaaattaaaataaaataaaacttaaggatatttttaaattttttaccaaACTTCAAAgacaaaaagtatactttactcttatattaattaattacttgGATTAATTTCTTTAAGTATACTACTCAACCatctttctttttagattctagtaaaattaaactttgaatGCTACATATCTTGATATGATTGACAAAATAAATGGCTACTAGGATAAGAAAAATATACACTAGAGGATGCCATATATTATAAGGttttggaaaagaaattaaagtagGTTTCATGTGGGAACTTTATTCTCCACCAATTGATAAGCACTAGACAGTGCTCCTTAACCAAACATCAAGGGAAGAACTTGGATTCAGTGGGAAACTTGGGAATAAATTAAAGgaaatcaaaagatatatgcattGTCCTTTTGTAATTGTATATATACTCTTCTCTCAAAAAAGGGAGATAAGGTATTTaagatttttctttctttaaggaaaaaaaaattgttttgaaCTTTCTATCTAGTTTGATCATGCAAAAAGAATTTGTTTTCTAAC includes:
- the LOC130961402 gene encoding serine/threonine protein phosphatase 2A 57 kDa regulatory subunit B' beta isoform-like, whose protein sequence is MLKKFMGGGNKKPSKSDSADAIAGTGNNVVVNHASRGALPAPAPNSAGIPSAPPPPSGVMEVLPAFRDVPVGERQNLFLRKLQVCCFVLNFSDTLKNVREKEIKRQTLMELVEFIQSGCGKLSENCQEEMIRMISVNIFRCLPPASYENTGQEATDPEEEEPSMDPAWPHLQLVYELLLRYVVSSDTDTKVAKRYIDHSFVLKLLDLFDTEDPREREYLKTILHRIYGKFMVHRPFIRKAINNIFYRFIYETERHSGIGELLEILGSIINGFALPMKEEHKLFLVRALLPLHKPKSLAMYQQQLSYCITQFVEKDFKLADTVIRGLLKYWPVTNCQKEVLFLGELEEVLEATQPAEFQRCMVPLFRQISRCLNSSHFQVAERALFLWNNEHIVSLIAQNRAVILPILFHALEKNISSHWNQAVHGLTMNVRKMFLEMDAELFEQCQRQHAEKEANAKDVEEQRELNWKRIADAAAQNGVDDMVTD